The following are from one region of the Takifugu rubripes chromosome 16, fTakRub1.2, whole genome shotgun sequence genome:
- the rnaseh1 gene encoding ribonuclease H1 isoform X2, whose product MRLARRSVCSAADMAKGKFFYAVKQGFKPGVYSTWDECKSQVDKFPSASFKKFASEKDAWAFIRGAELSAPPNTNKASQSVDSGVGPLPKRGPEALEYIPLGRKRSHSSGDNEEAQAKKVKHSGDSPSASTDGFTYMGDAVVVYTDGCCTANGRANARAGIGVYWGLNHPLNVAERLSGRQTNQRAEIQAACRALELAKDQSIKKLVLYTDSKFTINGVTRWVKNWKKNSWRLKSGGPITNKEDFMKLDRLNAELDVVWIHIPGHAGYHGNEQADRLSREGALKPEGQEENK is encoded by the exons ATGAG ATTAGCACGCAGGAGCGTTTGCAGTGCCGCCGACATGGCCAAAGGCAAGTTCTTCTACGCCGTAAAGCAGGGCTTCAAACCCGGAGTCTACAGTACCTG GGATGAGTGTAAGAGTCAGGTGGATAAATTTCCATCAGCTTCTTTTAAGAAGTTTGCATCCGAGAAAGACGCCTGGGCCTTCATCAGGGGGGCTGAACTTTCAGCACCTCCAAACACGAACAAAG CTTCTCAGTCTGTAGATTCAGGAGTTGGTCCGCTTCCTAAACGAGGCCCAGAGGCTCTGGAATACATCCCCCTCGGTAGGAAGAGGAGTCACTCAAGTGGCGATAATGAAGAGGCACAAGCGAAGAAGGTCAAACATTCAGGAGATTCTCCCTCAGCAAGCACAGACGGATTCACGTACATGG GTGACGCCGTGGTGGTGTACACTGATGGCTGCTGCACGGCCAACGGAAGAGCAAACGCCCGAGCGGGTATCGGGGTGTACTGGGGCCTCAACCACCCACT AAATGTTGCTGAGCGACTGTCAGGACGGCAAACTAACCAGCGCGCAGAAATACAG GCAGCCTGCAGAGCACTGGAACTAGccaaagatcaaagcatcaAGAAGCTGGTTCTCTACACTGACAGCAAGTTCACCATCAACG GTGTGACACGCTGGGTAAAGAACTGGAAGAAGAACAGTTGGAGGCTGAAATCTGGAGGTCCTATCACCAACAAAGAAGACTTTATGAAGCTGGACCGGCTGAATGCGGAGCTGGATGTGGTCTGG ATACACATTCCTGGCCATGCGGGTTACCATGGCAATGAACAGGCTGACAGATTGTCAAGAGAAGGAGCTTTGAAGCCTGAAGGgcaggaagaaaacaaatga
- the rnaseh1 gene encoding ribonuclease H1 isoform X3 has protein sequence MAKGKFFYAVKQGFKPGVYSTWDECKSQVDKFPSASFKKFASEKDAWAFIRGAELSAPPNTNKASQSVDSGVGPLPKRGPEALEYIPLGRKRSHSSGDNEEAQAKKVKHSGDSPSASTDGFTYMGDAVVVYTDGCCTANGRANARAGIGVYWGLNHPLNVAERLSGRQTNQRAEIQAACRALELAKDQSIKKLVLYTDSKFTINGVTRWVKNWKKNSWRLKSGGPITNKEDFMKLDRLNAELDVVWIHIPGHAGYHGNEQADRLSREGALKPEGQEENK, from the exons ATGGCCAAAGGCAAGTTCTTCTACGCCGTAAAGCAGGGCTTCAAACCCGGAGTCTACAGTACCTG GGATGAGTGTAAGAGTCAGGTGGATAAATTTCCATCAGCTTCTTTTAAGAAGTTTGCATCCGAGAAAGACGCCTGGGCCTTCATCAGGGGGGCTGAACTTTCAGCACCTCCAAACACGAACAAAG CTTCTCAGTCTGTAGATTCAGGAGTTGGTCCGCTTCCTAAACGAGGCCCAGAGGCTCTGGAATACATCCCCCTCGGTAGGAAGAGGAGTCACTCAAGTGGCGATAATGAAGAGGCACAAGCGAAGAAGGTCAAACATTCAGGAGATTCTCCCTCAGCAAGCACAGACGGATTCACGTACATGG GTGACGCCGTGGTGGTGTACACTGATGGCTGCTGCACGGCCAACGGAAGAGCAAACGCCCGAGCGGGTATCGGGGTGTACTGGGGCCTCAACCACCCACT AAATGTTGCTGAGCGACTGTCAGGACGGCAAACTAACCAGCGCGCAGAAATACAG GCAGCCTGCAGAGCACTGGAACTAGccaaagatcaaagcatcaAGAAGCTGGTTCTCTACACTGACAGCAAGTTCACCATCAACG GTGTGACACGCTGGGTAAAGAACTGGAAGAAGAACAGTTGGAGGCTGAAATCTGGAGGTCCTATCACCAACAAAGAAGACTTTATGAAGCTGGACCGGCTGAATGCGGAGCTGGATGTGGTCTGG ATACACATTCCTGGCCATGCGGGTTACCATGGCAATGAACAGGCTGACAGATTGTCAAGAGAAGGAGCTTTGAAGCCTGAAGGgcaggaagaaaacaaatga
- the rnaseh1 gene encoding ribonuclease H1 (The RefSeq protein has 4 substitutions compared to this genomic sequence), translated as MAKGKFFYAVKQGFKPGVYSTWDECKSQVDKFPSASFKKFASERDAWAFIRGAEPSAPPNTNKASQSVDSGVGPLPKRGPEALEYIPLGRKRSLSSGDNEEAQAKKVKHSGDSPSASTDGFTHMGDAVVVYTDGCCTANGRANARAGIGVYWGLNHPLNVAERLSGRQTNQRAEIQAACRALELAKDQSIKKLVLYTDSKFTINGVTRWVKNWKKNSWRLKSGGPITNKEDFMKLDRLNAELDVVWIHIPGHAGYHGNEQADRLSREGALKPEGQEENK; from the exons ATGGCCAAAGGCAAGTTCTTCTACGCCGTAAAGCAGGGCTTCAAACCCGGAGTCTACAGTACCTG GGATGAGTGTAAGAGTCAGGTGGATAAATTTCCATCAGCTTCTTTTAAGAAGTTTGCATCCGAGAAAGACGCCTGGGCCTTCATCAGGGGGGCTGAACTTTCAGCACCTCCAAACACGAACAAAG CTTCTCAGTCTGTAGATTCAGGAGTTGGTCCGCTTCCTAAACGAGGCCCAGAGGCTCTGGAATACATCCCCCTCGGTAGGAAGAGGAGTCACTCAAGTGGCGATAATGAAGAGGCACAAGCGAAGAAGGTCAAACATTCAGGAGATTCTCCCTCAGCAAGCACAGACGGATTCACGTACATGG GTGACGCCGTGGTGGTGTACACTGATGGCTGCTGCACGGCCAACGGAAGAGCAAACGCCCGAGCGGGTATCGGGGTGTACTGGGGCCTCAACCACCCACT AAATGTTGCTGAGCGACTGTCAGGACGGCAAACTAACCAGCGCGCAGAAATACAG GCAGCCTGCAGAGCACTGGAACTAGccaaagatcaaagcatcaAGAAGCTGGTTCTCTACACTGACAGCAAGTTCACCATCAACG GTGTGACACGCTGGGTAAAGAACTGGAAGAAGAACAGTTGGAGGCTGAAATCTGGAGGTCCTATCACCAACAAAGAAGACTTTATGAAGCTGGACCGGCTGAATGCGGAGCTGGATGTGGTCTGG ATACACATTCCTGGCCATGCGGGTTACCATGGCAATGAACAGGCTGACAGATTGTCAAGAGAAGGAGCTTTGAAGCCTGAAGGgcaggaagaaaacaaatga
- the rnaseh1 gene encoding ribonuclease H1 isoform X1 produces the protein MFRLNGLFRLARRSVCSAADMAKGKFFYAVKQGFKPGVYSTWDECKSQVDKFPSASFKKFASEKDAWAFIRGAELSAPPNTNKASQSVDSGVGPLPKRGPEALEYIPLGRKRSHSSGDNEEAQAKKVKHSGDSPSASTDGFTYMGDAVVVYTDGCCTANGRANARAGIGVYWGLNHPLNVAERLSGRQTNQRAEIQAACRALELAKDQSIKKLVLYTDSKFTINGVTRWVKNWKKNSWRLKSGGPITNKEDFMKLDRLNAELDVVWIHIPGHAGYHGNEQADRLSREGALKPEGQEENK, from the exons ATGTTTAGACTGAATGGTCTTTTCAGATTAGCACGCAGGAGCGTTTGCAGTGCCGCCGACATGGCCAAAGGCAAGTTCTTCTACGCCGTAAAGCAGGGCTTCAAACCCGGAGTCTACAGTACCTG GGATGAGTGTAAGAGTCAGGTGGATAAATTTCCATCAGCTTCTTTTAAGAAGTTTGCATCCGAGAAAGACGCCTGGGCCTTCATCAGGGGGGCTGAACTTTCAGCACCTCCAAACACGAACAAAG CTTCTCAGTCTGTAGATTCAGGAGTTGGTCCGCTTCCTAAACGAGGCCCAGAGGCTCTGGAATACATCCCCCTCGGTAGGAAGAGGAGTCACTCAAGTGGCGATAATGAAGAGGCACAAGCGAAGAAGGTCAAACATTCAGGAGATTCTCCCTCAGCAAGCACAGACGGATTCACGTACATGG GTGACGCCGTGGTGGTGTACACTGATGGCTGCTGCACGGCCAACGGAAGAGCAAACGCCCGAGCGGGTATCGGGGTGTACTGGGGCCTCAACCACCCACT AAATGTTGCTGAGCGACTGTCAGGACGGCAAACTAACCAGCGCGCAGAAATACAG GCAGCCTGCAGAGCACTGGAACTAGccaaagatcaaagcatcaAGAAGCTGGTTCTCTACACTGACAGCAAGTTCACCATCAACG GTGTGACACGCTGGGTAAAGAACTGGAAGAAGAACAGTTGGAGGCTGAAATCTGGAGGTCCTATCACCAACAAAGAAGACTTTATGAAGCTGGACCGGCTGAATGCGGAGCTGGATGTGGTCTGG ATACACATTCCTGGCCATGCGGGTTACCATGGCAATGAACAGGCTGACAGATTGTCAAGAGAAGGAGCTTTGAAGCCTGAAGGgcaggaagaaaacaaatga